In Candidatus Hydrogenedentota bacterium, a single window of DNA contains:
- a CDS encoding DUF3883 domain-containing protein, with the protein MTQTRLAELLGVSFASVNRWENGQTRPSDLAWQQVAGLEAHGIDSLQSPRSAAREERDLYSESPAPEMDFIANPDHVWLVAEGERLTYGHLFNPAFATETALIDPLPHQRIAVYDRMLLQPRLRFLLADDAGAGKTIMSGLYIREMLSRRLIRRVLVVPPAGLLGNWERELRALFGLHFRIIEGADARKGNPFVGPGSDRLVVSVDTLAGDKMFARLQDPAVVPYDLIIFDECHKLSVRQDLDGGVKKTDRYKLGEALAGATAHDPRWQLPWHATHLLLLSATPHMGKDFPYYCLWRLLDPNVFATPEALDEFPEEEKLRHFIRRTKEEMVTLEGNPLYPTRITDTLSYDLTPGANSEQALYDNVTEYIRTYYNKAKMLNRSAARFAMSVFQRRLASSTWAILRSLERRAEKLSGLIEDIESGRISEDELRRRQGHLDEEDYDAHEARTADEEGTSDGMEEREAVEEKAMGGVVARNLAELLLEREQAQALAALARHVYDSGQESKFDKLRSILDDRAHKKEKVLIFTEHRDTLDYLVKRLSGIGFAGRIATIHGGMDYTRRDEQKEFFKHDHADGGAQFLIATDAAGEGINLQFCWIMVNFDIPWNPARLEQRMGRIHRYGQRHDPVVILNLVAGKTREGRVMKTLLEKLESIRKSLGSDKVFDVIGRLFENVSVRDYMVQALDGDPNDPADPFAGTLTEEQVKALADREQRLYGDGGDVKKELPAIRESLEREQFRRLLPGFIRRYVERAAPVLGIGFDGDPDAIFTLRPDQPGAMDALWPALDAYTPPQREQMTFYRPADGDLSDRIWLHPGDYLFDTFRQHVCDRFRQDALRGAIFVDPTAEAPYLIHLGLVHIERGADPAHPPLAHAECLESRLFALRQTADGRTEECPVEHLMLLKGGRGIPAAAQPIRAKAPALAEKARAHATGTIAVPLAEQRRATLQREIPMRDEFIRRGFDYQDAELASRRTRLSQRVREGIAVAKKQLEEVKLQQRHLAQRKADALAVLHREAELIEPGAVQFLAHALIVPTDDPAERERVDRDVEAIAVQIASAWEEVRGSTVHEVSTPALARAQGLDDHCGFDLHVRRADRSTIAVEVKGRMRSGEIELSPNEWAKACNLGDRYWLYVVYDCATAHPRLIRVQNPFQKLVAKGGGVVINAGQVQAAAEGE; encoded by the coding sequence TTGACGCAGACGCGTCTGGCCGAGTTGCTTGGCGTGTCCTTTGCCTCGGTGAATCGCTGGGAAAACGGTCAGACCCGTCCGAGTGATCTGGCCTGGCAGCAAGTGGCCGGTCTCGAAGCACACGGCATCGATAGCCTCCAGTCCCCTCGCTCCGCAGCGCGCGAGGAACGCGACCTGTATAGCGAGTCCCCCGCGCCGGAGATGGACTTCATCGCCAACCCGGATCACGTCTGGCTCGTGGCCGAGGGCGAGCGCCTGACCTACGGCCACCTCTTCAATCCCGCTTTCGCCACCGAGACGGCGCTGATCGATCCCCTGCCCCACCAGCGCATTGCCGTCTACGACCGCATGCTGCTCCAGCCCCGGCTGCGCTTCCTGCTGGCCGACGACGCCGGTGCGGGCAAGACCATCATGAGCGGGCTCTACATCCGCGAAATGCTCTCCCGCCGTCTGATCCGTAGGGTGCTCGTGGTCCCGCCCGCAGGCCTCCTGGGCAACTGGGAACGGGAACTCCGCGCCCTTTTCGGACTCCATTTCCGGATCATCGAAGGGGCGGACGCGCGCAAGGGCAACCCCTTCGTCGGCCCCGGCAGTGACCGGCTGGTGGTCAGCGTGGACACCCTCGCGGGCGACAAGATGTTCGCACGGCTCCAGGATCCCGCCGTGGTGCCCTACGACCTCATCATCTTCGACGAATGCCACAAGCTTTCCGTCCGGCAGGATCTGGACGGCGGCGTGAAGAAGACGGACCGCTACAAACTCGGCGAGGCGCTGGCCGGGGCCACGGCCCACGATCCCCGCTGGCAATTGCCCTGGCACGCCACGCACCTGCTCCTGCTCAGTGCCACGCCCCACATGGGCAAGGATTTCCCCTATTATTGCCTGTGGCGTCTGCTGGACCCCAATGTCTTCGCCACGCCCGAGGCCCTCGATGAATTTCCGGAGGAGGAGAAGCTCCGCCATTTCATCCGCCGCACCAAGGAGGAGATGGTCACCCTGGAGGGGAACCCCCTCTACCCCACCCGGATCACGGATACCCTCTCCTACGATCTCACGCCGGGGGCCAACAGCGAACAGGCCCTCTACGACAACGTGACGGAGTACATCCGCACCTACTACAACAAAGCCAAAATGCTGAACCGTTCTGCCGCCCGCTTCGCCATGAGCGTGTTTCAGCGACGCCTCGCCAGCTCCACCTGGGCCATTCTCCGCTCCCTCGAACGCCGCGCCGAGAAGCTCAGCGGCCTCATCGAGGACATCGAATCCGGCCGCATTAGCGAAGATGAACTCCGCCGACGCCAGGGCCACCTCGACGAGGAGGACTACGATGCCCACGAAGCCCGCACCGCCGACGAGGAAGGTACCAGCGATGGCATGGAGGAACGGGAAGCGGTGGAGGAAAAAGCCATGGGCGGCGTGGTCGCCCGCAATCTGGCTGAGCTACTGCTGGAGCGCGAGCAGGCCCAGGCTTTGGCCGCCCTCGCACGCCACGTCTACGACAGCGGCCAGGAGTCCAAATTCGACAAGCTCCGCTCCATCCTGGACGACCGCGCCCACAAGAAGGAGAAGGTGCTCATCTTCACCGAGCACCGGGATACCCTGGACTACCTCGTCAAGCGCCTCTCCGGCATCGGCTTCGCCGGGCGCATCGCCACCATCCACGGCGGCATGGACTACACCCGCCGCGACGAGCAGAAGGAGTTTTTCAAACACGATCACGCCGACGGCGGAGCCCAGTTCCTCATCGCGACCGATGCGGCCGGCGAAGGCATCAACCTCCAGTTCTGCTGGATCATGGTGAACTTCGACATCCCCTGGAATCCGGCTCGCCTGGAGCAGCGTATGGGCCGGATCCACCGCTATGGCCAGAGGCACGACCCCGTCGTCATCCTCAACCTCGTCGCGGGCAAAACGCGCGAAGGCCGGGTGATGAAGACCCTCCTGGAGAAGCTGGAGAGCATCCGCAAGTCCCTCGGGTCCGACAAGGTCTTCGACGTGATCGGGCGCCTCTTCGAGAATGTCTCCGTGCGGGACTATATGGTGCAGGCCCTCGACGGCGACCCGAACGATCCGGCGGACCCTTTCGCGGGCACCCTCACGGAAGAGCAGGTCAAGGCCCTCGCGGATCGGGAGCAACGCCTCTACGGCGACGGCGGCGACGTGAAAAAGGAGCTGCCCGCTATCCGCGAAAGCCTGGAGCGCGAGCAATTCCGCCGCCTCCTGCCCGGATTCATCCGGCGCTATGTCGAGCGGGCCGCACCCGTGCTGGGGATCGGCTTCGATGGCGACCCCGACGCGATCTTCACCCTGCGCCCGGATCAACCCGGTGCCATGGACGCCCTCTGGCCCGCGCTGGACGCCTACACCCCCCCGCAGCGGGAGCAGATGACCTTCTACCGGCCCGCCGATGGCGATCTGTCCGACCGCATCTGGCTCCACCCCGGCGATTATCTCTTCGATACCTTCCGACAGCACGTCTGCGACCGCTTCCGGCAGGATGCCCTGCGCGGGGCCATTTTCGTGGACCCCACGGCGGAAGCGCCCTATTTGATCCACCTCGGCCTGGTCCACATCGAGCGCGGGGCCGATCCGGCCCATCCGCCCCTGGCCCACGCCGAATGCCTGGAATCGCGCCTCTTCGCCCTCCGCCAAACGGCGGACGGCCGCACGGAGGAGTGTCCCGTGGAGCATCTCATGCTCCTCAAGGGCGGTCGCGGCATCCCCGCCGCCGCCCAGCCCATCCGCGCCAAGGCCCCCGCCCTGGCGGAGAAGGCCCGCGCCCACGCCACCGGCACCATCGCCGTCCCCCTGGCCGAGCAGCGCCGCGCCACGCTACAGCGGGAAATCCCCATGCGCGATGAGTTCATCCGCCGGGGCTTCGACTATCAGGATGCCGAGCTGGCCTCCCGGCGAACCCGCCTCTCCCAGCGCGTGCGCGAGGGCATCGCCGTGGCCAAGAAGCAACTGGAAGAGGTCAAACTCCAACAGCGCCACCTGGCCCAACGCAAGGCCGACGCCCTGGCCGTGCTCCACCGCGAGGCGGAACTTATCGAGCCGGGTGCCGTCCAGTTCCTGGCCCATGCACTCATTGTACCCACCGACGACCCCGCCGAGCGCGAGCGGGTCGACCGCGATGTGGAAGCCATCGCCGTCCAGATCGCCAGCGCGTGGGAGGAAGTGCGCGGTTCCACCGTACACGAGGTCTCCACCCCCGCCCTGGCCCGCGCCCAGGGGCTCGACGATCACTGCGGCTTCGACCTCCACGTCCGACGCGCCGACCGCAGCACCATCGCCGTCGAGGTCAAGGGCCGCATGCGCTCCGGAGAAATCGAGCTCAGCCCCAACGAATGGGCCAAGGCCTGCAACCTTGGTGATCGCTACTGGCTCTATGTAGTATATGACTGCGCAACGGCCCACCCCCGCCTGATCCGGGTACAGAACCCGTTTCAGAAGCTGGTTGCCAAGGGGGGCGGCGTGGTCATCAACGCGGGCCAGGTTCAGGCCGCGGCGGAAGGGGAATAG
- a CDS encoding ATP-dependent helicase, giving the protein MPDVKLDLSQRSFCASKAERIRLLAPAGSGKTLSLLWRCKTIQERNAKKPQRFLIVTFTRGARDEIRHRIENDPDLAFLASHVQVNTLNALGYRHLRSQQSGLKLVSRKDAYSIFHHTLRPLWTENATMAQVLSSGNALNALKGDILDVFDVLKGLGFRHQSKNLIKDFVKNTKWIESVGLDRYFANAYQSRLDKMKLYEQHQQHDFIHFWATATEHLLRSNLLTFADQKYHALLKLEATTVAANQRFHHILVDEFQDVDPLDMNLIRTLVQIHKSTLTIAGDDDQAIFEWRGAVPKFILEPEKFLGGEFETHILEKNYRSPSNIVNHATRLIEHNEIRIPKTVQAKSTRKADISVREFATYQESCEFVMTLAKEMNQNDGQKLAILGRKRGQIIPYQILLAASDIPFFAKEDLNIFLQASFDSLRDILLMVSRRDDRRRRAPEVVNDFVGLLDKVKRYPLNKKDRAELNAHLHTKRPRSFDEAIEALMAYPGSLKNIDNERFYGPINRLLATKTVADTLNVLGEEFDGFSKDYGKAMSLEDIFYVDPPFLHLADYAQRYSDDYDAFLDDLEDAISHLKAQPVPEGEEQRDMDELRSIHLMTALRAKGKEYHTVVVLDAIDGIWPSRLAKTPAELEQERRLFYVAVTRPRERLYIVSHKSMLGESTTLSPYLQEMKLR; this is encoded by the coding sequence ATGCCTGACGTGAAACTTGACCTGTCGCAACGAAGCTTCTGCGCAAGCAAGGCCGAACGAATTCGACTGCTCGCGCCTGCCGGCAGCGGCAAAACCCTGTCTCTCCTTTGGCGCTGCAAGACGATACAGGAACGCAATGCAAAGAAACCTCAACGCTTCCTCATCGTTACCTTCACCAGAGGCGCGAGAGATGAAATTCGGCACCGAATAGAGAATGATCCGGATCTGGCTTTTCTCGCGTCACATGTCCAGGTGAATACCCTGAACGCACTGGGCTATCGGCATCTCCGCAGTCAGCAAAGTGGCCTCAAACTTGTCTCCAGAAAAGACGCCTATAGCATTTTTCACCATACGTTGCGGCCTCTTTGGACGGAGAATGCCACCATGGCCCAAGTCCTGTCGTCAGGCAACGCGCTCAACGCGCTGAAGGGCGACATCCTGGACGTGTTCGACGTCTTGAAGGGATTGGGATTCCGCCATCAGAGCAAGAATCTCATCAAAGACTTTGTGAAAAACACAAAGTGGATCGAAAGTGTGGGTCTGGATCGGTATTTTGCAAACGCATATCAATCTCGACTCGACAAGATGAAACTCTACGAGCAGCACCAGCAGCACGATTTCATCCATTTCTGGGCCACGGCCACCGAGCACCTGCTCCGTTCCAATCTGCTTACCTTCGCCGACCAGAAATACCATGCATTGCTCAAGCTTGAGGCAACTACGGTAGCCGCAAATCAACGCTTTCACCATATCCTTGTCGATGAATTTCAAGATGTCGACCCGTTGGATATGAATCTAATCCGGACCCTCGTACAAATTCACAAGAGCACCCTCACCATTGCCGGAGACGACGACCAAGCCATCTTCGAGTGGCGCGGCGCGGTGCCAAAGTTCATTCTGGAACCCGAGAAGTTTCTCGGTGGCGAGTTCGAGACCCACATCCTTGAAAAGAATTACCGCTCCCCTTCAAACATCGTTAACCACGCGACCCGATTGATCGAACACAACGAGATTCGAATTCCGAAAACAGTCCAGGCAAAAAGCACCCGCAAAGCAGATATCTCCGTCAGGGAATTCGCGACCTATCAGGAAAGCTGCGAGTTTGTGATGACTCTGGCCAAAGAAATGAATCAGAATGATGGTCAAAAACTGGCCATTCTCGGACGTAAGCGCGGGCAGATTATTCCCTATCAGATTCTGCTTGCTGCCTCGGATATCCCCTTTTTTGCGAAGGAAGACCTGAATATATTCCTTCAAGCATCCTTCGATAGCCTTCGCGACATCCTTCTAATGGTGTCACGCCGGGATGATCGTCGCCGGAGGGCACCCGAAGTTGTCAATGACTTTGTGGGCCTCCTTGACAAGGTCAAGCGCTATCCTCTGAATAAAAAGGACCGCGCCGAACTGAACGCGCACCTTCATACGAAAAGGCCCCGGAGCTTCGACGAGGCAATAGAGGCACTTATGGCCTACCCCGGTTCGCTCAAGAACATCGATAACGAGCGCTTCTACGGGCCCATCAATCGCCTGCTGGCCACGAAGACCGTCGCAGACACGCTCAATGTCCTCGGTGAGGAGTTTGACGGCTTTTCTAAAGACTATGGAAAGGCTATGTCCCTGGAAGACATCTTCTACGTCGATCCCCCCTTCCTCCACCTGGCCGACTACGCCCAGCGCTATAGTGACGACTACGACGCCTTTCTGGACGATCTCGAAGATGCCATCTCTCATCTTAAGGCCCAGCCCGTGCCCGAAGGAGAAGAACAGCGGGACATGGATGAACTGCGCTCCATCCACCTCATGACCGCCCTCCGAGCCAAAGGCAAGGAATACCATACGGTTGTCGTGCTCGATGCCATTGACGGGATTTGGCCGAGCAGGCTGGCCAAGACACCGGCAGAACTCGAACAGGAACGCCGACTGTTCTACGTCGCCGTTACACGGCCTCGAGAGCGCCTCTATATCGTCTCGCACAAATCCATGCTCGGAGAAAGCACCACCCTCTCCCCCTACCTGCAGGAGATGAAACTCCGATGA